The DNA region GCCAAGCCCGTCAGCCGACCATGCTCACACAAACGCATTAGCGTTCGTGATCCATCACACCATCCCCGGTCTGTCGCCAAATAGTCCGACATCACCACCACACCTCCGGGAGCCACCGACAGCGCAGCTTGATCAAAAAACGCGGAAACCGACGCCAAATGCCCCAACGCCTCGACTTCCACCAGCGCGTCGAACAGTCCCAGCCCATCAGCGGCCTGCATCCAGTCGCCACACACGATTCGCAGACTTGGATCCTCTGCCGCCCGCGCCGCCTGCACCGGAGAGACCGTCACCCCCACCACCTCCACACCCAACTCGTGCTGAAGCCGCCCGCTCAGCACACCATTGCCGCACCCGACATCCACCACGCGACCACCATTCACGCCGGCCTGCCCCAGCGCCGCCACAAGCTCGCATTCCAATGCATCCACCGCCTCACCCAGCGATTCACGCCCCGTCGTCCACAATCCGTGATGCAACGCATCGCCCCAAACCGCCCGATACACCGGATCCAGCTCGTCGTAATGACGCGCGACATTGGAACTGGCAACTTGTTCTGGCAATGGCATGATGAGCTCGAATCGGCGTCACTCTGCCCATGCTCATTGCCTTCCACAAGCCCTACGGTGTCCTCAGTCAGTTCAACCAGAACCCGGACCGCCCCGACCAGCCAACCCTGCAGGGCTTCGGACTCCCTAAGGAGGTGCACCCCGTCGGCCGACTCGACATGGACTCGGAAGGCCTACTCCTGCTCAGCGACGACCCGACCTTCGAGCGTGAACTGCTACACCCCACACGCAGTCACCACCGCACCTACACCGTGCAAGTAGACGGCACCCCAGACACGACGGCAATTGAGCAACTGCGCCGCGGAGGCCTCCTCATTCGCGGCCATTCCACCAAGCCGTGCCAGGCTACGCTCTTGGCCAGCGACCCGCCACTGGCTCCGCGAGATCCCGCCGTCGTCATCACTCCGGGCCGATCATTTTCCTGGCTCAAACTCACGCTCACCGAGGGAAAGAACCGCCAGGTCCGCCGCATGACCGCCGCAATCGGCCACCCGACCCTGCGCCTCGTCCGCACGAAAATCGGCGAACTCTCGCTCGCCCCACTCGCACCTGGCGAATGGATGGAGCTGAACCCGAACGAGGAACGAGCGGTTTTCCTGTAAGCGCCTACGGGAACAACCCCCGCATTCCCTTGGCCCCTGCGGTTTCTTCCACCCCGAGCGCCGTCGCAGCCATCCGGAAAGGCATGCCCCGCTTCTCCGCGGTGTAAATCACCCGCTCAAGCGACTGCTGCAGCTTTGTCTCAAGCTTGGTCAACACTTCACTGCGGCTCCAGTTGAAGCGCTGCAGGTTTTGCACCCACTCGAAGTACGACACAATCACCCCGCCGGCATTGCAAAGAATGTCAGGGATCACGAAGACGTCTCCCCGCTCCTCCAGGATCAAATCAGCATCCGGTGTGGTCGGACCATTCGCAGCCTCCGCCAGAACGCGACACTGCAGCTTGCCCGCATTTTCGCCGTTGATCACACGTTCCACCGCTGCAGGGATCAACGCGTCGCACTCCTGCAGCAACATCTCTTCAGGATCCATCGCCTCGGCCTCCGCATATCCGACCACCGAGCCCGTGAGATCCACATGCCGGCACAGCGCCTTCACATCTATACCGCTCTCATTCCACACCGCACCCTTCACATCGCTGATGCCCATGACCTTCACTCCGTAGGCCGCCAAAGTCAGCGCCGCGTGGCGCCCGACATTACCAAATCCTTGAATCACCGCCGACGCATGGGACGAACTGATGCCCAACCTGTCCAGCACCCGGTAGACAAGGAAAC from Sulfuriroseicoccus oceanibius includes:
- a CDS encoding SAM-dependent methyltransferase, which gives rise to MPLPEQVASSNVARHYDELDPVYRAVWGDALHHGLWTTGRESLGEAVDALECELVAALGQAGVNGGRVVDVGCGNGVLSGRLQHELGVEVVGVTVSPVQAARAAEDPSLRIVCGDWMQAADGLGLFDALVEVEALGHLASVSAFFDQAALSVAPGGVVVMSDYLATDRGWCDGSRTLMRLCEHGRLTGLATRNEVVAAAVAAGFELEDDRDWSEHVAPTWSVLQRRMWTRAWRSAGVWRALARVRRWSDLRVGALAGMLRGYERGWLEYRMMVFRR
- a CDS encoding pseudouridine synthase, whose translation is MLIAFHKPYGVLSQFNQNPDRPDQPTLQGFGLPKEVHPVGRLDMDSEGLLLLSDDPTFERELLHPTRSHHRTYTVQVDGTPDTTAIEQLRRGGLLIRGHSTKPCQATLLASDPPLAPRDPAVVITPGRSFSWLKLTLTEGKNRQVRRMTAAIGHPTLRLVRTKIGELSLAPLAPGEWMELNPNEERAVFL
- a CDS encoding Glu/Leu/Phe/Val family dehydrogenase — encoded protein: MVRFPTVNSELLQDPVFAMAAAQFDRVADALELDQSIRDRCKWPKRIVTVTCPVQLDDGRVETFFGHRVQHHLSRGPTKGGLRYHPKVSIGEVAALAMWMNWKCALAGLPYGGGKGGITCDPTTMSYGEQERLTRRFTMEMIPFIGVETDVMAPDMGTNEQTMAWILDTYSTHAGYLVPGIVTGKPVGLQGTEGRTEATGRGVGFLVYRVLDRLGISSSHASAVIQGFGNVGRHAALTLAAYGVKVMGISDVKGAVWNESGIDVKALCRHVDLTGSVVGYAEAEAMDPEEMLLQECDALIPAAVERVINGENAGKLQCRVLAEAANGPTTPDADLILEERGDVFVIPDILCNAGGVIVSYFEWVQNLQRFNWSRSEVLTKLETKLQQSLERVIYTAEKRGMPFRMAATALGVEETAGAKGMRGLFP